A window of the Enoplosus armatus isolate fEnoArm2 chromosome 5, fEnoArm2.hap1, whole genome shotgun sequence genome harbors these coding sequences:
- the LOC139285451 gene encoding uncharacterized protein, translating into MEERKTVKRPMQRGTKKSQSLDLKQRFQMEKSHGYELVTPRRITKGRLQVQLEGEGTYECSVTGLVFEASERVLVRYSVLSWSRFGAFLRDSWKFAGPIFNVDTVNKDASVLKSIQFPHSVCLADPENEMTFSVLHIKDNRPLIEPTVDHSGSHVKWNVTSLSPVGPIIQTSQSVEHHGVVLVYKQLGGDNNNNYSFHIYLATNSSSDIKDIAKQVRGYKSRYIRIEKPPTCKLDEGTYRLMSEPEGEIKPQDLKFTLAVTKMKGYYEAFFEQPPPFKLSLIEINTEETVWSATIREGDCVDNTEKKPRKRTSSRQRSSSPSEEETACKRPRWQDESDGVKTVMTRGQDMSEKQLLQVAKRLGKEWKQVAIYLDLNSRQLDDIQAAEKDVTMQKLKMLVEWKSRRRPGEATAYHLLKSVEELDDLPNEVHQTLQDMMDNRASN; encoded by the exons atggaggagaggaag ACAGTGAAGAGGCCGATGCAGAGGGGTACAAAAAAG AGTCAGTCCCTGGACCTGAAGCAGAGGTTTCAAATGGAAAAG agccatggcTATGAGCTTGTTACCCCCAGGAGGATCACTAAGGGACGATTACA ggtgCAGCTAGAAGGAGAGGGCACGTACGAGTGTTCGGTCACCGGCCTGGTGTTTGAAGCATCGGAGCGGGTTCTCGTGCGGTACTCGGTCTTGTCCTGGTCCAGGTTCGGCGCGTTCCTCCGAGACTCCTGGAAATTTGCTGGACCCATCTTCAACGTGGACACAGTCAACAAGGACGCGTCTGTCCTCAAGTCCATCCAGTTCCCTCACTCCGTCTGCCTTGCCG ATCCAGAAAATGAGATGACATTCAGCGTTCTGCACATAAAGGACAACCGTCCGCTCATCGAGCCGACAGTGGACCACTCGGGTAGCCATGTGAAGTGGAATGTGACGTCCCTGTCACCCGTGGGTCCCATCATTCAGACGAGCCAATCTGTGGAGCACCACGGGGTGGTCTTGGTCTACAAGCAGCTGGGcggtgacaacaacaacaactacagcttCCACATCTACCTGGCCACCAACAGTTCATCTGACATCAAG GACATAGCCAAACAGGTTCGGGGCTACAAGAGTCGTTACATTCGGATCGAGAAGCCTCCCACATGTAAACTGGATGAGGGGACGTATCGTCTCATGAGCGAGCCAGAGGGCGAGATCAAACCTCAG gACTTGAAATTCACCCTTGCGGTGACAAAGATGAAAGGCTACTATGAAGCTTTCTTTGAGCAGCCTCCTCCCTTTAAATTGTCTCTCATAGAGATTAACACTGAGGAGACTGTATGGTCCGCCACCATCAGAGAAG GTGACTGTGTGGATAACACAGAAAAGAAGCCAAGAAAAAGGACGAGCA gcagacagaggagcagcagcccCTCAGAAGAAGAGACGGCCTGTAAAAGACCTCGATGGCAGGACGAGTCAG ATGGAGTGAAAACAGTGATGACTCGGGGTCAGGACATGTCCGAGAAGCAGCTACTGCAGGTGGCCAAGCGGCTCGGGAAGGAGTGGAAGCAGGTGGCCATCTATCTAGACTTGAACTCCAGGCAGCTGGATGACATCCAGGCAGCAGAGAAGGATGTGACCATGCAGAAGCTGAAGATGCTGGTGGAGTGGAAGAGCAGAAGGAGGCCGGGCGAGGCCACGGCCTACCACCTGTTGAAAAGTGTGGAGGAACTGGATGACTTGCCAAATGAGGTCCATCAGACTCTACAAG ACATGATGGACAATCGAGCATCTAATTGA
- the il12a gene encoding interleukin-12 subunit alpha produces the protein MAIFNFYFASCVLLLTLSWRPSTGLPLPTLSPERCRDCSSLFRDLLLNITPLLDSDVLWYGINSDKMVLKSKADTVLACAPNLTQNSGCMMQRNSSFSESECLRNIMKDLAHYAAAIQSYIDSQNLIRPAEEVALLKPTLGIIQNLRKNCSPMPNGENDSSEEDAAQMWGDDSFSNRLEMFKMMKGFHIRTITINRAMGYISSGDHRK, from the exons ATGGCAATCTTTAACTTCT ACTTCGccagctgtgtgctgctgttgaccCTGAGCTGGCGGCCATCCACAGGCCTGCCGCTGCCCACCCTGAGCCCAGAGAGGTGCAGAGACTGCTCATCGCTCTTCAGGGACCTCCTGCTGAACATCACACCGCTTCTCGACAGT GATGTTTTGTGGTATGGCATCAACTCTGATAAAATGGTGCTGAAGAGTAAAGCTGACACAGTACTGGCCTGCGCACCCAATCTGACTCAG AACTCAGGTTGTATGATGCAAAGAAATTCATCCTTCAGTGAG AGTGAGTGTCTGAGGAACATCATGAAGGACTTGGCCCACTATGCTGCTGCTATTCAGTCCTACATCGACTCCCAGAATCTCATAAGACCTGCGGAAGAAGTTGCACTTCTGAAGCCAACTCTGGGAATAATACAGAACCTGAGGAAG AACTGCTCCCCGATGCCGAATGGAGAGAACGACTCTTCAGAG GAGGACGCTGCCCAGATGTGGGGAGATGACTCCTTCAGTAACAGGCTGGAGATGTTTAAGATGATGAAGGGCTTCCATATCCGAACCATCACCATCAACCGAGCTATGGGCTACATCTCCTCAGGAGACCACAGGAAGTAA